aataattagtCCTTGGTAgaggcagtatcatgctgtgggcctgcTGTTTGTCCAAAGCAAAAGGGAAGCTTTCTTTCAACCTTATAATAAATGACAATGTATTGATCTATCACATTAAGCTCTAATAAAATCCATAAAGTGACAAAtaatggaaaagtttaaagggtgtgaatatttCTGCTGGCAAACAAATGTGTACCAAGTTTTAAAATCATTGCAGGTTTCTGTTCTTGGTTCACCCTAGAAATGTTCTGGTTTGAAGACACCTGGAAAGTTGTTCAATGAGAGTAAATTTGTGCAGAGTTGATTCTGCAGATGCTGCCTGACGGACCTGTGAAGTGCATCCACTTCAATCTGGCTTGGTTCcctgtttttaaaatctaaattacaaGTCAAATAAAACCACGAGCATTCGGGTAAACCCCCCTCTCTCTTCTGTTTTTCAGTCCCAGTGGCTCGGTGCTGTccagcttggagcaggtgaagaCCTACCTGCTCACAGATGGAACGTGTAAATGCGGCCTGGAGTGCCCGCTCATCCTCCACAAGGTAATGTTGGTTGTGCTGATTCAGGTGAGGCTAAAATGAAAGCCTCATTCTTTGAAAGACATGAAACTGCTGGTGTGGGAATTCAAAACTACTAAATAAAAGAGTGAAGaggattaaaaaatgttttcttacgCAGTCTGGAAAAACATGgaattcatttagttttttcccCAAGATATAGGAGAATACAAAATTGGATTTCCAAGcattgtctttctttctttgtatccTTCCCAGTATTCATCCTTCTCTCCTTGCttgtctttctttccttcccCATGTTCCTTTCTTCCTTGTGCCATtactccttccttccttgcctcctctgttttcctccttgtgtccTATCTTCTATCTATCATGCTGTCTTTCCTTCCTTTATCCTggctttttctctttctagtgTCTGTCCTCATTTCTATCCTTCTCTGTGTCCGTCCTTGCTTCCAAATATCTTTCCTGTTTCCTTACATTATCCCACCATTTCCCTACAACAGAACAGAATAATTCCTGCATCTTCCACTTGGAAAGTTTGTCTCTGGGATTCTCTGTTTGAGGACAGCGTTGATTCTTTTTTAATTCTTGCCTCATTAGTTGCACTCTGAAACGTTACTGTTGATGCCAGCTCTGCCATGTTGGTCACTCCAGATGTTGGAGAACTTTGCACAGCTGCAACACATTGTTCCACCTCTATGAGCTGAACACATAACCACTGGTTGTCCAGCAAACCCACCATCTACTCCTATAAAGAGCCTACAGATTCATTTTCATATCATATGATGCAGGATTTTAGTTCAACGTTCTTGAAGAAGTTCGACTCTGATTTATCTGTAACTTATTTATGCACTTTGTTCCGATACTCACGTTTTGAATGGATAAATGACATCCCAAATACATAGTAAGATCACATTTAAACATGCCGTTTGTCGTCAGGTGTTCAACTTCGACCCAGGGGCGGCTGTCAAACAGAGGACAGCGGAGGACGTGAAAGCAGACGAAGACGTGACCAAACTCTGCATTCATAAGAGGAAGCTCCTGGCTGTAGCCACACTGCACAAGAGCATGGAGACACACCCGCCTCTGGCGTTGAGTAGCCCAGGAGGAGGTACATGGACATGTTGTTAGACCCTGGTATATTATACAAACAAGACCAGCAATCTGGCTTAAATTGTAATTTCTTTGTAGCATGCTCATTATTGACATCTTCCAACTGCTTAAGCATCTTTATTGGGCTCTAACTATTGCAGCCTGTGCTATTTGAAccatttaagtaaaaaaaactcaTGCGGGTCATGTCGACTGTGACTTCTGCTATTtgtaacatttatgtttttataaaatacttacatttataaaacaaatttccCTATAGAAATAAATACGGAATGCTTTAggttttttaatgtgttttttatgttttaccatttaaaaagtaaaaaagaagtCAAATGTTCTAAAATGCCACTGTTGGCATATTAGCATGTATGCTAATATTAGAATACTAGCATTATATCTACCATTAACATATTATGTACTGTTTGCTATTGCCTAACATGTTAATGTTAGCATTATAGCTAATGTTGGCATATTGGCTAAAGTGAGCTAACTAGCTAAAGCTACCATATTATTCAATGGTATTTAAAAAGGGATTTGATTATTCTTCATCTCCTCATCTTCTGATACTCAGTTTGTACATCAAGGATGGTTACTAGTATCCTAGCATGTTATCAAAAGGTGACAAGTTATTGGTTAATGTGATAGGGTTAgcttttttggcaaatgttggGTATAGtttacatttttgcaaatgCTAGCATCTTAACTAATGTTCGCAATGCTACCACGTTAGCTAATATTAGCATTTTGGCTAATGCTAGCATATAGGCTTTACCGTAGCAGGTATTGTAAGTTGATCTGATGTCAAATCCATATTTAAGCATATTTGACAAAGTGGGTTGGATTATAAATGACTAAATTAGGCTTAAAGAGAAACGTTTTTACTATATCACAATAAAATTAAACTCTTCAGCTTCTGATATTCATTGTGCTTGTATGTTTCTTCAAcagattttatatatataggCTTTTATATAACTTGAAACtgatttgttttccttctaGGTACATCACCTGCGGTTGCTTTGCATTCTACAACTCAACGAGCAATAAGGTCTAAAGCCCACGAAGGGTTGCCCAATGCTGTTGGCCCCGAGTGCAAGAACCCGTTCAAGATGATGATGGCAGCcggacagcagcagcagaggttGTATCCATCTCAGGAGGCAAGTGGAGCCCTGCAGCCTGAGCTTTACTCTGGATACCCCCGGGCACAGAGGTTATCGAGTGGGGATCCTGGAACTAAATCTCCGTATCGGGCGGGGTATGGGGGCATGTTGAGCCCATCTTCCTCCAGTGCTAAACTGTATGGAGATGGATCTCAATCTCCCAAAACAGACACTCTGGGCAGCCCTGAGGGCTTTCAAAGGACCAATCCTTGTGGGTTCCCAGGAGCCGGTAGTCCTGGTTCATCATCCATTCATGGGAACACTAGGACTCCTCTTTCCCCACCCAGTGTAATGCTTCATGGCTCTCCTGCAGGCCAGCCATCCTGTGCGATGTCAGGAAGGACTAGCACACCACTCTCCCCTACGGCCACTGCCAAAAGCCCTGTCATGAACATGAACATGCCACGGGGGAACTTCCCACCTGGCATAGATCTGCCTCGAGCAGCATTTCATCATAAATCTCAGCCCCCTGTGCATCCTGTACCTCCCCCACCATCCATACCaccaccctgtgctcttcagaAAAGGCAGTTAACCTCTGAAAAAGACCCCTTAGGGATTCTCGACCCCATCCCTAACAAGCCAGTTAGCCAGCCCCTAACCCATGCCCCCAACCCTTCCACCTTTCAGCCCAACATCCACTCTCAGGTACAAATGATGAATGTAAACATCCCCCCTCCTGTCATTGTTCCCCTGCCAAGCAACTTACCTTTACCCACAGTGAAGCCTGGACCTGTGGGCCATGGTGGCAATGTGCAAAGGATTCAACAGAGTGGTCCTTCCTCCTCCATGTCCCCCTCCCCTGTCACTTCCCCAGTTCACATGGCTGGGCCAGCTGTAGGAAGAATCGAGGCCTCACCTCATCGCTCGCGGtcctcctccacctcttccGAACATGGGAGCTTTGCAATGCCCTCGGGTCACCAGGCCCCATGTGCCACAATGAAGGTTCCACCTCGTTCTCCCAGGTCGGCTATGGGATCTCCCCGGCCGGCCATGCCCTCAAGCCCCTCCACCAACAAAACCGACCCTCTCCACCAGTATAAAGACTCCCAGCTGCTGCCTGGATTGGGAAACCCAGTGGGCACCCATCAGCACAGCAACTCCATGTATTCACCCACCTCGTCCTCATCCTCTCTGGCAACTTCCAGCGCTTCCCAGAAGGGCCATCCTGGACTCCTTGGAATGCCCCTGAACCAGATCCTGAACCAACAGAATGCGGCTTCCTTCCCAGCCAGCAGTCTCCTCTCAGCTGCCGCCAAAGCACAGCtagcaaatcaaaacaaactTGGCCCTGCTGGCAACAGCACTCCTGGCATGGCTGCTGGCGCTGCGGTCGGCATGCCGGCCATGGGGGCAGCCGGTGGAGGTAACAGTGGGGGTGTCATCTCTCGAGGCATGGAGGGACACAGCACTTTAAATCCCATGCTCCCGCCAAACTCCACCATGCTGCTAAACACTCCAGAAGGTCAGAGTGGTCGGGCAGCGCTTCGGGACAAACTCATGGCCCAGCAGAGCACGCGTAAACGGAAGCAGTCATCCAGCAGTGCTGTGAACCATGACGGTGGTAACAACATGGTGTTCAATATGCTCAACAAGCCAGGCATGGGAGGACCCCACATGCAGGGGCCCAGTGCTACAGAGCAGCTGCGAAAAGTGGGCCGAATGGGAAACCTGCATCCTAACGCCTCCATGGCTCAGCTGCTGCAGTCCATGAGCTGCCACAGTTCCCACAACATGGCAGGGAACAGCCATCGCCCAGGTCTCGGTCCTGGTTCACATGCAGCGGCGCTTCTCTACAACGAGTCCACAGGCATGCTCCCTGGTGGCCCTCAGCAGAACCTCCTGGTCCAGCAGAGGCTGCGGCCTCCCGGAGATCCCATTCAGCACTGCCAGGGCCTGGATCCCTCTGGGGGCCACCTGGTCCCCCGTCCAGGCCAGTTCCCAGACATGATGGTTCAGATGCAGGCTCAGTCCATGAACAGCTGCGGGCCTATGGGGCCAAGCGGCGGACCGATCGCACCTGACGGGATGCCGCTGGTGCGCCCCAACACTAATCCACCACCACTGTCCCATCCAGGCCCACACCCCACACAGCTCCACAGTATAAGGAGGACTAACCTTGTGCCACACGGAGGGGGCGATGGAGGCTGTAACCAGACTGTCTCGGATTCAGGTGAGACTTCTTCAAAGCAGCTGTGGAAATTAAAATCATATTTCTATCAGGATGGATGTGATGATTTAAatgttaggtttttttttttttatccaaatacTTAAAGGAGAAAAAGCCATGAAAGATTTTCACTAATAACTGGCTGTTCTTCAAGCATACTAATGTAAGTTAAGGTAGAAGGAATAGGAGGTTTCATTTATCGGGTTGAATTACTGATTCTAATTCACTGCGCTGCACCTTTACATCCTCTCTGGATTGTGACCAGTAGTTCAAGATATTGACATTAGGCAACCATTCATAAAAAACGGAAGTTAGGGACTACTAGTCTAATATAACTTTGGGATTTCTGTAAGTGATATCACTATTGagcacaaatatttaaatagccAGAACACAGAAAAGCAATTAATATTAACAAAGAAATAACAACCTTTTAGATAAATGTCAGGTTTTAGGTGTATTCTGTTTCATTTACCAGCATGTgggatttgtttcatttttaatccCAATTTGTGAGTTTTATATATTGAAATCCCTAAAATGAAGATCTAGAGGTTGCCTGTAAACTGCCTGTCCTCTTTGCTGGTGATCCACATCCTTTTTCCTCTGATAAGGTCCTGGCATGATGAAGCTGTGGTTTCTATGGTTATGAGTGAAGTAAAACCAAAGGATTTGGGTGATGGGCCCCGAGTCAAGATGGTCCGGCTCCTCCAGTATCTCAAAGCTAACTAGGGGGCCCCTCATCTTTGGCCGCCCACTAATTGTCAGTCAGCCAgagtttctctttgttttatttgtattctaGCATCAGTCAATGGCGTAAAAAGATGGAAAAGGGATCTGCATCACGGTTTAAGGGAAGCAACTCAGATAGGGAGCTGTAAAGAGCTTCTCCCAGAAAGCTGGTCACTATAGTAACGATAGACCCTGAATAGCGACCAGAGTGAAGCCTTTGATGACAGTTTAGGACGGTGTGCCTGTTTGTGTAGGTCTGCTTGTGCATTACAGAGTGTGTGCTTCTGTTGTTTGAATGCACATGGATGACTTGCAGTAAGACTGTATTTGTTTCTGACCCGCCTCCCTGCCTGCAGTTGACTGGACTCATTTTATGTATTTGATTTGCGTTTCTGTGTTCATTATAGAAATATAATCGAGGTCTGCTGCAGGCCTCCTGTTCTTATCATGAGCTTTTCTGTATTTCTGCAACATGAATTCATTGAAATTCAGGCTTGTTGGTGGAGcgtgatggttttttttttatcactggggatttaaaaaatgttctgcATCCTTATTGTAACTGCAGAAACAGATGTTTGAGGTTGAACTTAATCAGTCGTCAGAGAAGCATTAAAAACCACCAACGAAACAAAGTCTGCGGCTTTGAAAAGCGCTTGGTTCTGGCTATCCTCTGCCCtaatttctgtttctctattttaAATGGATATCATAAACCCATCATGAGTGAAGAGATGTTATGTGCAGATAAGATTAGAGATGCAAGGAACATATTGTTTCTAACAAGCTCTGCTTCTGCTTCTTTTTTAGTGATGTGACGAGTGGTTTGTTAAGTTTCAGCTTGCACGGCCCGCTGCTCTTGAGCTTCTTCTTTGTCCTGGCTACTTTCTCCAAAGTATCGTGAAGATTGCATAGTATTGCATTGTTTTATATAATTAACAAGACTTTTCTCATGAAAATGAATAATGTCTTGTCAGAGGTCCCAGTCTCCTGTGCTTTGAAGTATTAagttattctttgtttttatgtgaaatGTTTCCGATCATCAAAGATAACctcagtaaataaaaacagtagaTTACCTCTGATGATTTCATCTATTGAGGGATAAATACTCCACAGCAAGCTGCCCAATGTTAAAACAGAACCCCTGCAACCTTTGCCCTGCATGCGTGCTTTGGATCTTTGTCCGGCTACGTAAACAAGGCGTTCTTGAATTTAAATTTATAAACTGCTAACTGGACATTCTTCTTCAGGATTTCCTGCTAGGGAGCAAAATTCATGTTTCCATCAATTGCGGCAagtcgtccaggtcctgaaATGGCAAAACAACCCAGACCATCAAAATAACACCAGCATGTTTCAATGTGGGGATGATGGTCTTttcctgaaatgctgttagCTTTACAGCAAATGTAACAGGATTCACAGCTTCCAGAAAGTTCAGCCTTTGTCTTGTCAGTCTGCTGAATATTTTCCTGGGGATCATCgagatgtttttgttaaatgtgaGGTGGACCTTGGTGTTCATTTGAGTCACCAGTGTGTTTtcaccttggaactctcccatagaTGCCATTATGCTCAATCTGTCTTTCGTATTGTTGagtcatgaactctgaccttaagtGACACCTTCAGTGCTTTATatgttgtttcagtttttttctatgTGCTCTTGGTATAATTTTGTTAGGCCGAACATTCTTGGGAAGGTCTCCCGGTAATCCATATATTCTGCATTTGTGCCAGATTGAAATCAATGCCTGTTTCTCATCTATTCTCGAGTTactttagatcagggcatgatgtgttgcatcTAGGGACCTtttggcctacttcatgttaggacacaggttctatttaagtgattttttttgATTCCACGTGTTTCATCATTTCAAAGCtgccttttgtatttacttggGCTACCTTTGTCTGGTATTAAAATTGGTTTGATCTGAAGAATTGAAGCGGGACATAAAtcataaaaagaaatctgtcaaggtgcaaatacttttttaaagctCTGTATATCAGACTCAATGTAGTCCTCCTGAACAGTAGGGGTCACTATAGAGATACATTTTGCAGTATTAAAGCCAGGCTTAACATTTTCAGTTATCCCATCTGTGGCATTCAGTAGTGATGTACGATATATTGGCATTAAAATCAGTATcgataattttttttaacatattggtAGCGATAGTCCAATAACAACAATTAATTtatgattaatcgattattgaaataattaccAACTAGTTTGGTAATTGCGTAATTGTTAACTAGGGTAaagaacatgccatttgctgaaggAACAACCCGCTCAGCAGTAATTAAaccaaaactttacaaaaaatatatacattttccatttaagatgaaaaaccttctttgtctatAAAAGATGCTATATCCAGAACGTGAATGTGACATAGCTTGTCTGTCTGAGCAGAAACAAACGTTTTAGTATTTATTCTAGGTTTAAACCCTGGAATAGTGTTTCAGTTTGTGGCAGATGCCTTGTTTGGAAGAGTTTTCATTGAACAATCGTAGAAACTGAGCTGGACTGTGGCGTCTGAGATGTAGCCTTCAACCATCTGTTTTGGTACAGCTGCTCTGCTTTGAACCCCCCACCCACTGCCGCTCACTCTACCGCCATTaacaaatattcaaaagttCATTGTAAACTCCCCTGGACCCCCTATATCCAGTTGACCGCCACCCCCATCCCCCTGCAGCCTAAATTTGCTCCACCCAACAACACCCCAACCCCCGCCGTCATTCTCCCACCCATCTTTCCCAACAAGCTTCCTGGCTGCGGACAGCACCACCAATCATCACTCGGTTTCCATGGCAGCGTCCCCCAGCAACAGCCGTCACTATATCATAGCACTAGCGGAGGATGTGGGGAGGACGGGGGAGGGGGTCAGCCGAGTAGTGGCTCCTCTGCGTTGGAGAGAAGAGGGGGGCGGTTAGGAAGAAAAGAGAGCACACACAGCTGCCCTTCAGTGACGTAGCATCGCACCAGCTGCTCCAGTCGAGACTCGTCCATGTTCACACCCACAGAACATGTCGGGCCTTCGAGATTCTGTATCTGCCTTGGCTTTGTCTGCGTAGTACTGGGCCCGCTCCCTTATTCATTGATACATCTGTGGCCTTGATGTACTTTGGTTCATGTGCTGTCCTTGGATGCTTTGCTAACAAGTCTGGCTGTACAGTTCATCTGGCAGCTTGTCCATCTGTTGGTTTGGGCTGCAACTGATTGTTAATGTGCAACTTTTCCCTTTTGTGAGTCTCAGCTCAGAAACATTCTTTCAGCAGCTTGGCCATTGATTTTTCTGGTGGAAGCACCAGATTAAAATACAGGAATAAAGTGACTCAAAATAATGGGAAACTCATGCCGGCCAATTTGAAAACCAATTTAATCAGATTTAACTATCAGTTAGACAAACGGTAAATATTTACACCGTACTCATCTCGGATGGTGGTGTTATAATACGTTTATTAAAGCTTTAAATTAAACCCTAGAAGAGCAGGTCCCTGTATAAAACCATGGGATTTATCAGTTTGCTGCTCTGTTAGCAGTGTAACAACTGTAGCTGCCCAATAATGTGGGCAACTTGAGACATTTCCAGGCTATTTGAACTCCATTATTCTACAAAGAGATATTCTATTCACAAGTAGAAAACATTAAAGATAGTTGGCAATCTTTCCAAGAGTTTACGTCCCAGCAAGTTTACCCC
This DNA window, taken from Girardinichthys multiradiatus isolate DD_20200921_A chromosome 24, DD_fGirMul_XY1, whole genome shotgun sequence, encodes the following:
- the LOC124861664 gene encoding methyl-CpG-binding domain protein 5-like, which translates into the protein MNGGKDCEAGDERQAVPVQVPIGWQRKAEHGGGVMYVSPSGSVLSSLEQVKTYLLTDGTCKCGLECPLILHKVFNFDPGAAVKQRTAEDVKADEDVTKLCIHKRKLLAVATLHKSMETHPPLALSSPGGGTSPAVALHSTTQRAIRSKAHEGLPNAVGPECKNPFKMMMAAGQQQQRLYPSQEASGALQPELYSGYPRAQRLSSGDPGTKSPYRAGYGGMLSPSSSSAKLYGDGSQSPKTDTLGSPEGFQRTNPCGFPGAGSPGSSSIHGNTRTPLSPPSVMLHGSPAGQPSCAMSGRTSTPLSPTATAKSPVMNMNMPRGNFPPGIDLPRAAFHHKSQPPVHPVPPPPSIPPPCALQKRQLTSEKDPLGILDPIPNKPVSQPLTHAPNPSTFQPNIHSQVQMMNVNIPPPVIVPLPSNLPLPTVKPGPVGHGGNVQRIQQSGPSSSMSPSPVTSPVHMAGPAVGRIEASPHRSRSSSTSSEHGSFAMPSGHQAPCATMKVPPRSPRSAMGSPRPAMPSSPSTNKTDPLHQYKDSQLLPGLGNPVGTHQHSNSMYSPTSSSSSLATSSASQKGHPGLLGMPLNQILNQQNAASFPASSLLSAAAKAQLANQNKLGPAGNSTPGMAAGAAVGMPAMGAAGGGNSGGVISRGMEGHSTLNPMLPPNSTMLLNTPEGQSGRAALRDKLMAQQSTRKRKQSSSSAVNHDGGNNMVFNMLNKPGMGGPHMQGPSATEQLRKVGRMGNLHPNASMAQLLQSMSCHSSHNMAGNSHRPGLGPGSHAAALLYNESTGMLPGGPQQNLLVQQRLRPPGDPIQHCQGLDPSGGHLVPRPGQFPDMMVQMQAQSMNSCGPMGPSGGPIAPDGMPLVRPNTNPPPLSHPGPHPTQLHSIRRTNLVPHGGGDGGCNQTVSDSGCGMGTLQPHVNAGGGQLYQQQVHQIMPQAVSSHPAYQGQQHFSDNPHYKDGSNGGSMACLYPNYQQGMLPHPQFGEEQPPQSEGLPVGTPGSERGPGGGPEVVDAIYRAVVDAASKGMHVTITTTVSGTTQASPVPALSAMSAFTSNMGEPVNLPQAVSAVLHGHQDSETLTQQVRPRQVRPGRGQKNMDPGKSTPDGPETNDYFRSPGRGTPRGNWDGETPHGGSYDTQNNPWGGEEFLECSTQVRSSPLMERPASLAPAPPCPAEGSNDHSLPMPHDKTFFDRFNNCNRTPSNYKERLEQTVERCAHINGATPHFNTRPYGEALGPPRQELTGDDQSPGSSTSLEGPLATPKDYSHYNGHFNGMAPSPSDTKSLSSEEDVRQPDSPSSELLPYRPRTFNMGELVWGQLKGFPSWPAKLAGDEQVHCAAMQLREQAKVEPEKLKTLTHDLEALDRAAKRGLKPKLNNPLQAALHEAMSELDKMSGTLPSRDRQLMLPKPKRRKISR